One Curtobacterium sp. MCLR17_032 genomic window carries:
- a CDS encoding ABC transporter ATP-binding protein: protein MPSVVRLSDVSVVRDGSTILDGISWEVQDDERWVVLGANGAGKTTLLQVAGAQTFPTSGEVEVLGTELGGADLFELRPRIGFASTALARRIPMTEKVIDVVLTAAYSVTGRWNEEYEELDVRRAQRVLEEWGLGAFTERSFGELSDGEQKRVQIARAVMTDPEVLFLDEPAASLDLGARESLVRTLGGYAQSSDSPAIVIVTHHVEEIPAGFTHALVLADGHVQSAGPIADVLTAETLSTAFGVELTVSQDAGRWTARAV, encoded by the coding sequence ATGCCCTCGGTCGTGCGCTTGTCAGACGTCTCCGTGGTCCGTGACGGGTCCACCATCCTCGACGGGATCTCGTGGGAGGTGCAGGACGACGAGCGCTGGGTGGTGCTCGGCGCGAACGGTGCCGGCAAGACCACGCTGCTGCAGGTCGCCGGGGCGCAGACGTTCCCGACCTCCGGTGAGGTCGAGGTCCTCGGGACCGAACTCGGCGGCGCCGACCTGTTCGAGCTCCGCCCCCGGATCGGCTTCGCGTCGACCGCCCTCGCGCGTCGGATCCCGATGACCGAGAAGGTCATCGACGTCGTCCTCACCGCCGCGTACTCGGTCACCGGCCGCTGGAACGAGGAGTACGAGGAACTCGACGTCCGCCGTGCCCAGCGGGTGCTCGAGGAGTGGGGCCTCGGGGCCTTCACCGAGCGCAGCTTCGGCGAGCTCAGCGACGGCGAGCAGAAGCGGGTCCAGATCGCCCGCGCGGTGATGACCGACCCCGAGGTGCTGTTCCTCGACGAGCCGGCCGCGTCGCTCGACCTCGGTGCCCGCGAGAGCCTGGTGCGCACCCTCGGCGGCTACGCGCAGAGCTCGGACTCGCCGGCGATCGTCATCGTCACCCACCACGTCGAGGAGATCCCCGCGGGCTTCACGCACGCGCTCGTCCTCGCCGACGGCCACGTGCAGTCCGCCGGCCCGATCGCGGACGTCCTGACCGCCGAGACGCTCTCCACCGCGTTCGGCGTCGAGCTCACGGTGTCCCAGGACGCCGGACGCTGGACCGCCCGCGCCGTCTGA
- a CDS encoding type B 50S ribosomal protein L31, whose protein sequence is MKTETHPEYRAIVFRDLASGETFLTRSTANSDKTIELDGATYPVIDVEISSASHPFYTGKQRILDSAGRVEKFNQRFKGFSK, encoded by the coding sequence ATGAAGACCGAAACCCACCCCGAGTACCGCGCCATCGTCTTCCGTGACCTGGCTTCCGGTGAGACGTTCCTGACGCGTTCGACCGCGAACAGCGACAAGACCATCGAGCTCGACGGTGCGACCTACCCGGTCATCGACGTCGAGATCTCGTCCGCTTCGCACCCGTTCTACACGGGCAAGCAGCGCATCCTCGACTCGGCCGGCCGCGTCGAGAAGTTCAACCAGCGCTTCAAGGGCTTCAGCAAGTAA
- the glgA gene encoding glycogen synthase — protein sequence MRVDLLTREYPPEVYGGAGVHVAQLTAALRSGTDTDVRVRAFGGFRDEQGVWAYRTPAGLEQANGALQALGTDVQIAADVEGADLVHSHTWYANSAGRLAQLTHGIPHVVTAHSLEPLRPWKAEQLGGGYRLSSWMEREAFTNADGVVAVSKAMRADILRSYPSIDPSRVKVVYNGIDIDDWKPERDDDAVRALGIDPDRPSVVFVGRITRQKGLPYLLRAVASLPEDVQVVLCAGAPDTPEILAEVTGLVEDLRTRRNGVVWIDRMLEHREIVNVLSSATVFVCPSIYEPLGIVNLEAMACGIPVVGTKTGGIPEVVADGLTGRIVPIDQATDGTGTPTDPDRYVADLAATLNEVLADLGLAKLMGRAGRLRVESEFTWGAIATKTRAVYDEVLAGR from the coding sequence GTGCGAGTCGATCTACTGACCAGGGAGTATCCGCCGGAGGTCTACGGCGGAGCCGGTGTCCACGTTGCCCAGCTGACCGCGGCGCTGCGGTCCGGGACGGACACCGACGTCCGTGTCCGGGCCTTCGGGGGCTTCCGCGACGAACAGGGTGTCTGGGCATACCGCACGCCCGCGGGCCTCGAGCAGGCGAACGGTGCGCTGCAGGCTCTCGGCACCGACGTGCAGATCGCGGCCGACGTCGAGGGTGCCGACCTCGTGCACTCGCACACCTGGTACGCCAATTCAGCGGGGCGTCTGGCGCAGCTCACCCACGGCATCCCGCACGTCGTCACGGCCCACAGCCTCGAGCCGCTCCGCCCCTGGAAGGCCGAGCAGCTCGGCGGCGGGTACCGCCTGTCCAGCTGGATGGAGCGCGAGGCGTTCACCAACGCGGACGGCGTCGTCGCGGTGTCGAAGGCGATGCGCGCGGACATCCTGCGCTCCTACCCGTCGATCGACCCGTCCCGGGTGAAGGTCGTCTACAACGGCATCGACATCGACGACTGGAAGCCCGAGCGCGACGACGACGCCGTCCGCGCCCTCGGCATCGACCCGGACCGCCCCAGCGTGGTCTTCGTCGGCCGCATCACGCGCCAGAAGGGGCTGCCCTACCTGCTCCGCGCGGTGGCGTCCCTGCCCGAGGACGTCCAGGTCGTGCTCTGCGCCGGCGCCCCCGACACACCCGAGATCCTCGCCGAGGTCACCGGACTGGTCGAGGACCTGCGGACCCGCCGCAACGGCGTCGTCTGGATCGACCGGATGCTCGAACACCGCGAGATCGTCAACGTCCTCTCGAGTGCGACCGTGTTCGTCTGCCCGTCGATCTACGAGCCGCTCGGCATCGTGAACCTCGAGGCCATGGCCTGCGGCATCCCCGTCGTCGGTACGAAGACCGGCGGCATCCCCGAGGTCGTCGCCGACGGCCTGACCGGCCGCATCGTGCCGATCGACCAGGCGACCGACGGCACCGGTACGCCGACCGATCCCGACCGCTACGTCGCCGACCTCGCCGCGACCCTCAACGAGGTGCTCGCCGACCTCGGGCTCGCCAAGCTCATGGGGCGCGCCGGTCGTCTGCGCGTCGAGAGCGAGTTCACCTGGGGTGCCATCGCCACGAAGACCCGCGCGGTCTACGACGAGGTGCTCGCCGGTCGCTGA
- a CDS encoding HAD family hydrolase: MSALVGFDLDRTVVYSAAALMLEGPDEAAPSLVVTEVYQGLPLSFMTRRAERALEALAETSVVVPVTTRTVAQFQRIRLPLPTTGWAVTTNGAVVLHDGEPDEAWTATLRDEMAATSAPLPEVEHRLATALPEGSVLRTRRAEDLFVYAIVERSELPDSAVEAFAAELAELGWRVSVQGRKLYAVPVPIRKERALAAVAERVGATRTIAAGDSLLDREMLAWADVAIRPAHGELHAVGWTAANLVVTQAQGVLAGEELVQLAAAAAAGVPSRA; encoded by the coding sequence ATGAGCGCCCTCGTCGGGTTCGACCTCGACCGCACCGTCGTCTACTCCGCCGCCGCACTCATGCTCGAGGGCCCGGACGAAGCCGCACCCTCGCTCGTCGTCACCGAGGTGTACCAGGGCCTGCCGCTGTCGTTCATGACCCGTCGTGCGGAGCGTGCCCTGGAGGCCCTGGCCGAGACGTCCGTCGTGGTCCCGGTGACCACCCGGACGGTCGCCCAGTTCCAGCGCATCCGGCTGCCGCTGCCGACGACCGGATGGGCCGTGACGACGAACGGCGCGGTCGTGCTGCACGACGGCGAGCCGGACGAGGCCTGGACCGCCACCCTCCGCGACGAGATGGCGGCGACGTCCGCTCCCCTGCCCGAGGTCGAGCACCGCCTGGCCACCGCGCTGCCCGAGGGCTCGGTCCTCCGCACCCGCCGTGCCGAGGACCTCTTCGTCTACGCCATCGTCGAGCGGTCCGAGCTGCCGGACAGCGCCGTCGAGGCCTTCGCCGCCGAACTCGCCGAGCTCGGCTGGCGGGTGTCCGTGCAGGGACGCAAGCTCTACGCCGTGCCCGTGCCGATCCGGAAGGAACGAGCCCTTGCGGCCGTCGCCGAGCGGGTCGGTGCCACCCGGACGATCGCCGCCGGGGACTCGCTGCTCGACCGGGAGATGCTGGCCTGGGCGGACGTGGCGATCCGCCCGGCGCACGGCGAGCTGCACGCCGTCGGGTGGACGGCGGCGAACCTCGTCGTCACGCAGGCGCAGGGTGTCCTGGCGGGCGAGGAGCTCGTGCAGCTCGCCGCCGCCGCTGCCGCCGGGGTGCCGTCCCGGGCCTGA
- a CDS encoding TerD family protein: MTGQLVPGANAALTAENPGLTAVVVGIHWDQIASRGPSAELVPMAIVCGPDGHVLSDEDLVFFNQLESADASVRYLDESDQEEIDVDFASIPDAVDKIVFAVYLDPDPRSPKDLGSVRSMSVRVCAPDGRELVAFPLPSERNHLIDAVILGELYRHRSEWKFRAVGQGYTTGLTGLRADHGIGRAR; encoded by the coding sequence GTGACCGGGCAGCTCGTCCCCGGGGCGAACGCCGCGCTGACCGCCGAGAACCCCGGTCTCACCGCGGTGGTCGTCGGCATCCACTGGGACCAGATCGCCAGCCGCGGGCCCTCGGCCGAACTCGTCCCGATGGCGATCGTCTGCGGTCCGGACGGCCACGTGCTCTCCGACGAGGACCTCGTCTTCTTCAACCAGCTCGAGAGCGCCGACGCGTCGGTCCGGTACCTGGACGAGTCCGACCAGGAGGAGATCGACGTCGACTTCGCATCCATCCCGGACGCCGTCGACAAGATCGTCTTCGCGGTCTACCTGGACCCCGACCCGCGGTCCCCGAAGGACCTCGGCTCGGTCCGCTCGATGTCGGTCCGCGTCTGTGCGCCGGACGGCCGCGAGCTCGTCGCGTTCCCGCTGCCGTCGGAGCGGAACCACCTGATCGATGCGGTGATCCTCGGTGAGCTGTACCGCCACCGCTCGGAGTGGAAGTTCCGTGCCGTGGGTCAGGGCTACACCACGGGTCTGACCGGCCTCCGCGCCGACCACGGCATCGGCCGCGCACGATGA
- a CDS encoding toxic anion resistance protein, which produces MPGPLAPPEPTDPSQDALVLRAADAAEVVTPDDAPGMVPVDADRQSQIAAQAREFVEEVANLDPRSPAFTEKVDGINAIAGSEIARSGGFSSRMLERSQSSVAGAKRSGDDAQVKVATTLGDLRSTVEDLTPNQADLSTGRKILGMIPGGNKLAKYFQRYESAQTQLDKIIKSLMAGQDELRKDNATLADEKVQLWETMQQLSEYAVFAKALDAATVTKIESLRNGGRVDEAQKLESDVLFPVRQRHQDILTQLAVSVQGYLAMDLVRKNNTELIKGVERARTTTIAALRTAVVVAQALANQKMVLDQIDAVNSTTNAMILQTSEMLRDQTTRIHEQATNSGVSVETLQKAFDNVFQTMDAIDSFRSQAAQNMSSTVSALESGIQRAKPYLERARQTDDDPRSVTR; this is translated from the coding sequence ATGCCCGGACCGCTCGCTCCGCCGGAGCCCACCGACCCGTCGCAGGACGCCCTCGTCCTGCGTGCCGCTGACGCCGCCGAGGTCGTCACCCCGGACGACGCTCCGGGCATGGTGCCGGTGGACGCCGACCGTCAGTCGCAGATCGCGGCCCAGGCTCGGGAGTTCGTCGAAGAGGTCGCGAACCTCGACCCGCGCTCGCCCGCGTTCACCGAGAAGGTGGACGGCATCAACGCCATCGCCGGGTCGGAGATCGCGCGGTCGGGCGGGTTCTCGTCGCGGATGCTCGAGCGGTCGCAGTCGTCCGTCGCCGGCGCCAAGCGCTCCGGTGACGACGCGCAGGTGAAGGTCGCGACGACGCTCGGCGACCTGCGCTCCACGGTCGAGGACCTCACGCCGAACCAGGCCGACCTCAGCACCGGTCGGAAGATCCTCGGCATGATCCCCGGCGGCAACAAGCTGGCGAAGTACTTCCAGCGCTACGAGTCCGCGCAGACCCAGCTCGACAAGATCATCAAGTCGCTGATGGCCGGGCAGGACGAGCTCCGCAAGGACAACGCCACGCTGGCGGACGAGAAGGTCCAGCTGTGGGAGACCATGCAGCAGCTCAGCGAGTACGCGGTCTTCGCCAAGGCGCTCGACGCGGCGACGGTCACGAAGATCGAGAGCCTGCGGAACGGCGGCCGGGTGGACGAGGCGCAGAAGCTCGAGTCCGACGTGCTCTTCCCGGTGCGCCAGCGGCACCAGGACATCCTGACCCAGCTCGCCGTGTCGGTGCAGGGCTACCTGGCGATGGACCTGGTCCGGAAGAACAACACCGAGCTCATCAAGGGCGTCGAGCGTGCCCGGACGACGACGATCGCGGCCCTCCGCACGGCCGTCGTCGTGGCGCAGGCCCTGGCGAACCAGAAGATGGTGCTCGACCAGATCGACGCCGTGAACAGCACCACGAACGCGATGATCCTGCAGACCAGCGAGATGCTGCGCGACCAGACCACGCGGATCCACGAGCAGGCGACGAACTCCGGCGTCAGCGTCGAGACCCTGCAGAAGGCCTTCGACAACGTGTTCCAGACGATGGACGCCATCGACTCCTTCCGCTCGCAGGCGGCGCAGAACATGTCCTCGACCGTCTCGGCGCTCGAGTCCGGCATCCAGCGGGCGAAGCCGTACCTCGAGCGTGCTCGTCAGACCGACGACGACCCCCGATCGGTCACGCGATGA
- the serB gene encoding phosphoserine phosphatase SerB, which yields MPRFLVVLDADSTLLEDEVIELLADAAGTRPQVQAVTERAMRGEIDFAESLRERVATLAGLPVDTFARAQQAVRVTRGADELVRGVHAAGGTVAVVSGGFHEVLDPFAAGLGLDHCRANRLETQDGVLTGRVAGVVVDAQAKADALRSWAAADGVPLARTVAVGDGANDLAMMAVAGLAVAFDAKPRVRAEADVAVVDRDLSVVLATLGLRG from the coding sequence GTGCCCCGTTTCCTCGTCGTCCTCGATGCCGATTCGACCCTGCTCGAGGACGAGGTCATCGAGCTCCTCGCCGACGCGGCGGGGACCCGGCCACAGGTCCAGGCGGTGACGGAGCGCGCCATGCGCGGCGAGATCGACTTCGCCGAGAGCCTCCGGGAGCGGGTCGCGACGTTGGCGGGCCTCCCGGTCGACACGTTCGCCCGCGCGCAGCAGGCCGTCCGCGTCACCCGTGGTGCCGACGAGCTGGTGCGCGGGGTGCACGCCGCCGGCGGGACGGTCGCCGTCGTGTCGGGTGGCTTCCACGAGGTGCTCGACCCCTTCGCCGCCGGGCTCGGACTCGACCACTGCCGGGCGAACCGGCTGGAGACGCAGGACGGCGTGCTCACCGGGCGTGTCGCGGGTGTGGTCGTCGACGCGCAGGCGAAGGCGGACGCGCTCCGGTCCTGGGCGGCTGCGGACGGCGTGCCGCTCGCCCGCACGGTGGCCGTGGGTGACGGTGCCAACGACCTGGCGATGATGGCGGTCGCGGGGCTCGCCGTCGCGTTCGACGCGAAGCCGCGGGTGCGGGCGGAGGCGGACGTCGCCGTCGTCGACCGTGACCTGTCCGTCGTCCTCGCCACCCTCGGCCTGCGCGGCTGA
- the glgC gene encoding glucose-1-phosphate adenylyltransferase: MATKKVFGIVLAGGEGKRLMPLTADRAKPAVPFGGNFRLVDFALSNLVNSGLQRIVVLTQYKSHSLDRHVSLTWRMEGLLGSYVASVPAQQRLGKRWFAGSADAILQSLNLMRDERPDIVVVVGADHVYRMDFSQMVEAHIASGRSATVAAIRQPIELADQFGVIKVDDADPTRIEAFLEKPKDATGLPDSPHEVLASMGNYVFDADALVDAVLRDGQIESSDHDMGGDIIPDFVARGDAGVYDLQRNEVPGSNDRDKYYWRDVGTIDSFFDAHMDLIAPVPVFNLYNQDWPIFNQQTNLPPAKFVRDANGNTGATVDSIVSLGCLLSGAQVERSVIGPWATIDSQAKVLDSIVFERATIGAGAIVNRAILDKDVVLAPGAHVGVDREADEARGFTVTDSGITVVGKGVRVDA; encoded by the coding sequence ATGGCAACGAAGAAGGTTTTCGGCATCGTGCTCGCTGGCGGCGAGGGCAAACGGCTCATGCCCCTCACGGCGGACCGTGCGAAGCCCGCCGTGCCGTTCGGTGGGAACTTCCGCCTCGTGGACTTCGCGCTGTCGAACCTGGTCAACTCCGGGCTGCAGCGCATCGTCGTCCTGACGCAGTACAAGTCGCACTCACTGGACCGGCACGTCTCCCTGACCTGGCGCATGGAGGGGCTGCTCGGCTCCTACGTGGCCTCCGTCCCCGCTCAGCAGCGGCTCGGCAAGCGCTGGTTCGCCGGCTCCGCCGACGCGATCCTGCAGTCCCTGAACCTGATGCGTGATGAGCGGCCCGACATCGTCGTCGTGGTCGGCGCGGACCACGTGTACCGGATGGACTTCTCCCAGATGGTGGAGGCGCACATCGCCTCGGGCCGCAGCGCCACCGTGGCGGCCATCCGCCAGCCGATCGAGCTCGCGGACCAGTTCGGCGTCATCAAGGTCGACGACGCGGACCCCACCCGGATCGAGGCGTTCCTCGAGAAGCCGAAGGACGCCACCGGCCTGCCGGACTCCCCGCACGAGGTCCTGGCGTCGATGGGCAACTACGTGTTCGACGCCGACGCCCTGGTGGACGCGGTCCTCCGCGACGGCCAGATCGAGTCGTCCGACCACGACATGGGCGGCGACATCATCCCGGACTTCGTCGCACGCGGCGACGCCGGCGTCTACGACCTGCAGCGCAACGAGGTCCCCGGCTCGAACGACCGCGACAAGTACTACTGGCGCGACGTGGGCACGATCGACTCGTTCTTCGACGCCCACATGGACCTCATCGCGCCGGTCCCGGTCTTCAACCTGTACAACCAGGACTGGCCGATCTTCAACCAGCAGACCAACCTGCCGCCGGCGAAGTTCGTGCGCGACGCCAACGGCAACACCGGCGCCACCGTGGACTCCATCGTGTCGCTCGGCTGCCTGCTCTCCGGAGCCCAGGTCGAGCGCAGCGTCATCGGTCCGTGGGCGACGATCGACTCGCAGGCGAAGGTGCTCGACTCGATCGTCTTCGAGCGCGCGACCATCGGTGCCGGCGCGATCGTGAACCGAGCGATCCTGGACAAGGACGTCGTCCTCGCACCGGGCGCCCACGTCGGTGTCGACCGCGAGGCCGACGAGGCCCGTGGGTTCACCGTCACCGACTCCGGTATCACGGTGGTCGGCAAGGGCGTCCGCGTCGACGCCTGA
- a CDS encoding HpcH/HpaI aldolase/citrate lyase family protein has protein sequence MRHFANIADQEPLFLRPPEDVTRDSPQDLRAVALGATLYTPGIRPDLVRDVRRQTELGAGSIVLCLEDSVADDDLPTAEANVETALRTLTEELDPATLPQLFLRVRTPEHFSRLLDRFGSRALDVLAGIVLPKFENPDGAGAQWFEVLDAANAGRAAGARLLVMPILESPAIMHRESRTEALADVHDLLLERRDDVLAVRIGATDLSSVYGLRRPSHLTVYDVQVLASVIGDVVNVLGRARDGFVVAGPVWEHYPDSDRVFRTQLRTTPFQEAGDLQLRRQLLLEGFDGLLREVTLDRANGLTGKTVIHPRHVPLVHAMSVVSDEEFSDASDVLANATGGVAASRYGNKMNEMKPHHAWAERTMLRARAFGVATPDVTYVDLLERSQP, from the coding sequence GTGCGCCACTTCGCCAACATCGCCGATCAGGAACCGCTGTTCCTCCGACCGCCAGAGGACGTGACGCGGGACAGCCCGCAGGACCTCCGCGCGGTGGCCCTCGGTGCCACCCTGTACACACCGGGCATCCGGCCGGACCTGGTGCGGGACGTCCGCCGCCAAACCGAACTCGGCGCCGGCTCGATCGTGCTGTGCCTGGAGGACTCCGTCGCCGACGACGACCTCCCCACGGCCGAGGCGAACGTCGAGACCGCGCTCCGCACCCTGACCGAGGAACTCGACCCGGCGACGCTGCCGCAGCTGTTCCTCCGTGTCCGGACGCCCGAGCACTTCTCCCGGCTGCTCGACCGCTTCGGCAGCCGCGCCCTCGACGTCCTGGCCGGCATCGTCCTGCCGAAGTTCGAGAACCCGGACGGTGCCGGGGCACAGTGGTTCGAGGTGCTCGACGCCGCGAACGCAGGCCGTGCCGCCGGCGCCCGGCTGCTCGTGATGCCCATCCTCGAGTCCCCCGCGATCATGCACCGCGAGTCGCGCACCGAGGCCCTCGCCGACGTCCACGACCTGCTGCTGGAACGGCGGGACGACGTCCTGGCGGTCCGGATCGGGGCGACCGACCTGTCGAGCGTCTACGGCCTCCGGCGTCCCTCGCACCTCACCGTGTACGACGTGCAGGTGCTGGCGTCCGTGATCGGCGACGTCGTGAACGTCCTCGGCCGCGCCCGGGACGGCTTCGTCGTCGCCGGGCCGGTGTGGGAGCACTACCCGGACTCCGACCGGGTGTTCCGCACGCAGCTGCGCACCACGCCGTTCCAGGAGGCCGGGGACCTCCAGCTCCGCCGGCAGCTGCTCCTGGAGGGCTTCGACGGGCTGCTCCGCGAGGTCACCCTCGACCGCGCGAACGGCCTCACCGGCAAGACGGTCATCCACCCGCGCCACGTGCCGCTCGTGCACGCGATGTCGGTCGTCAGCGACGAGGAGTTCTCGGACGCCTCCGACGTGCTCGCCAACGCGACGGGTGGGGTCGCCGCCTCCCGGTACGGCAACAAGATGAACGAGATGAAACCGCACCACGCCTGGGCGGAGCGCACGATGCTCCGTGCCCGGGCGTTCGGTGTGGCCACCCCGGACGTGACCTACGTCGACCTGCTCGAGCGGAGCCAGCCGTGA
- a CDS encoding phosphoribosyltransferase domain-containing protein produces the protein MTTTTPTAGPSGSVLPTPDELGVVLTDEPTAGDGSTSPGVPLASLVRLALRRNPRRAHLLVSTVLAKHVPTVPAVALLAGEALGARVADVLDGGARLEAGAVARLRAVLDLQAVIDVQQATDAPTDAATDTGNASDALHRAATTLRTDLAAVRPTLPDVLVLGFAETATALGATVAEALGAGYLHSTRHDPPGATPAAGFDEAHSHATAHRLLPAEDDWLPADGTVVLVDDELSTGATARATIRALHAVAPQRQWVVAALVDLRSDEDVAATEALATELGAPVAVVALGRGRVALPDGLTDTAAELVAAVAAPLTTAPADAAAPVDAMAPDREPTSDGRPVPAPPRASRPGAVTVVAAPPTAVDRTGTPAARVRTPRTDVEGIAADLARVLTDASGRVPDRVLVLGTEEHMATPLAIADALRRRSTADVRSSTSTRSPVAVFDDPAWPIRSGIRHRSHDVTVDGPGERYAYNVHGFDAIVVVPEPGTERATLEGHDGLLDVLAAVTPRVVLVDSALEPAGAPESAPRPLTGPSFGSYEPDEVTWLLQDLADAALEADTADRERAIQLEGANYAESLPVEYVPSESYEELYRDALGRSADRIAEAVGIVTDLVLRDRPNAVLVSLARAGTPVGILMRRWAEQQRVVRLQHYTASIVRGVGIDETALRWLAAHHDASQVVFVDGWTGKGAITRELTDALDRFAASDGVRFGDEVAVLADPAGCTPLHGTRDDYLVPSACLNSTVSGLVSRTVFNRAWTPEGTLHGAKQYRELGPRDHSRSFVATIAERFAAVRPRVDAALAADAGPESRAVDWRGMRTVEAIGAAYGITDLHLVKPGVGETTRVLLRRVPWQVLVRDAEDVDIAHVVALARERGVPVVTRPDLSYSCVGLIHPLGSRVSDTGTDPAADTGDTAATTGADA, from the coding sequence GTGACCACGACCACCCCCACCGCAGGCCCGTCGGGGTCCGTCCTGCCGACGCCCGACGAGCTCGGCGTGGTGCTGACGGACGAGCCCACCGCCGGCGACGGGTCCACCTCCCCCGGTGTCCCGCTGGCGTCGCTCGTCCGGCTCGCCCTCCGCCGGAACCCCCGCCGCGCACACCTGCTCGTGTCGACCGTGCTCGCGAAGCACGTGCCGACCGTGCCCGCGGTCGCGCTCCTCGCCGGCGAAGCGCTGGGCGCCCGGGTCGCGGACGTCCTCGACGGCGGAGCGCGCCTCGAGGCCGGGGCGGTCGCGCGCCTCCGTGCGGTCCTCGACCTGCAGGCCGTCATCGACGTGCAGCAGGCGACGGACGCGCCGACGGATGCAGCGACCGACACGGGCAACGCGTCCGACGCCCTGCACCGGGCCGCCACGACGCTCCGCACCGACCTGGCCGCGGTCCGGCCGACCCTGCCGGACGTGCTCGTCCTCGGGTTCGCCGAGACCGCGACCGCCCTCGGTGCGACCGTCGCCGAGGCCCTCGGCGCCGGGTACCTGCACTCGACCCGCCACGACCCGCCCGGGGCGACGCCGGCCGCCGGCTTCGACGAGGCGCACTCGCACGCGACCGCGCACCGCCTGCTCCCCGCCGAGGACGACTGGCTGCCGGCCGACGGCACCGTCGTCCTGGTCGACGACGAACTGAGCACCGGGGCCACGGCCCGTGCCACGATCCGCGCCCTGCACGCCGTCGCACCGCAGCGGCAGTGGGTCGTCGCCGCCCTCGTCGACCTCCGCTCCGACGAGGACGTCGCCGCGACCGAGGCCCTGGCCACCGAACTCGGCGCGCCCGTCGCGGTCGTCGCCCTCGGACGCGGTCGCGTCGCGCTGCCCGACGGTCTCACCGACACCGCAGCCGAACTCGTCGCCGCGGTCGCCGCGCCGCTCACCACGGCGCCCGCGGACGCGGCGGCTCCCGTGGACGCGATGGCACCGGACCGTGAGCCGACGTCGGACGGGAGGCCCGTGCCGGCCCCGCCCCGTGCCTCCCGTCCCGGGGCGGTCACCGTGGTCGCCGCACCGCCCACCGCCGTCGACCGCACCGGCACCCCGGCTGCGCGTGTCCGCACCCCGCGGACCGACGTCGAAGGCATCGCCGCCGACCTCGCCCGGGTGCTCACCGACGCATCGGGCCGGGTACCGGACCGTGTCCTGGTGCTCGGCACCGAGGAGCACATGGCGACACCGCTCGCGATCGCGGACGCACTCCGCCGCCGGAGCACCGCGGACGTCCGCTCGTCGACGAGCACCCGCTCCCCCGTCGCCGTCTTCGACGACCCGGCGTGGCCGATCCGCTCCGGCATCCGGCACCGCTCCCACGACGTCACGGTGGACGGCCCGGGCGAGCGGTACGCGTACAACGTGCACGGCTTCGACGCGATCGTCGTCGTCCCCGAGCCGGGCACCGAGCGGGCCACCCTCGAGGGGCACGACGGTCTGCTCGACGTGCTCGCCGCCGTCACGCCGCGCGTGGTCCTCGTGGACAGCGCGCTCGAACCCGCCGGAGCTCCGGAGTCCGCCCCGCGCCCGCTGACGGGTCCGTCCTTCGGGTCGTACGAGCCGGACGAGGTGACCTGGCTGCTGCAGGACCTGGCCGATGCCGCCCTGGAGGCCGACACCGCCGACCGGGAGCGTGCCATCCAGCTCGAGGGCGCGAACTACGCCGAGTCGCTGCCCGTCGAGTACGTGCCGTCGGAGTCCTACGAGGAGCTGTACCGCGACGCTCTCGGACGCTCGGCGGACCGGATCGCCGAGGCGGTCGGGATCGTCACGGACCTGGTCCTCCGCGACCGGCCGAACGCGGTGCTCGTCTCCCTCGCCCGGGCCGGCACGCCGGTCGGGATCCTGATGCGCCGGTGGGCCGAGCAGCAGCGCGTGGTCCGCCTGCAGCACTACACCGCGAGCATCGTCCGCGGGGTCGGCATCGACGAGACGGCGCTCCGCTGGCTCGCGGCGCACCACGACGCGTCCCAGGTCGTCTTCGTCGACGGGTGGACCGGCAAGGGCGCCATCACCCGCGAGCTGACGGACGCACTCGACCGGTTCGCGGCCTCGGACGGGGTGCGCTTCGGCGACGAAGTCGCGGTCCTCGCCGACCCGGCCGGCTGCACCCCGCTGCACGGCACCCGGGACGACTACCTGGTGCCGTCGGCCTGCCTCAACTCCACCGTGTCCGGGCTCGTGTCCCGCACGGTGTTCAACCGGGCGTGGACCCCGGAGGGCACGCTGCACGGCGCGAAGCAGTACCGCGAGCTCGGTCCCCGTGACCACTCGCGCTCGTTCGTCGCCACCATCGCCGAGCGGTTCGCCGCCGTCCGCCCCCGGGTCGACGCGGCCCTGGCGGCCGACGCGGGTCCGGAATCACGCGCGGTCGACTGGCGCGGCATGCGGACGGTCGAGGCGATCGGCGCCGCGTACGGCATCACCGACCTGCACCTGGTGAAGCCGGGCGTCGGCGAGACCACCCGTGTGCTGCTGCGCCGTGTCCCGTGGCAGGTGCTGGTCCGGGACGCGGAGGACGTCGACATCGCGCACGTGGTCGCCCTGGCGCGCGAGCGTGGTGTGCCCGTCGTGACCCGACCCGACCTGTCCTACAGCTGCGTCGGGCTCATCCACCCGCTCGGTAGCCGGGTGTCGGACACGGGCACCGACCCGGCCGCGGACACCGGCGACACCGCTGCGACGACCGGCGCGGACGCATGA